The Candidatus Polarisedimenticolaceae bacterium genome includes a region encoding these proteins:
- a CDS encoding MqnA/MqnD/SBP family protein, with the protein MSRFARVGHSPDPDDAFMFYGIAKERVDLEGFTIEQVLEDIESLNRRAMKGELEVSAVSIHAYAHLADRYALMPCGASMGDGYGPMLVAREALAADPRLLATKTIAIPGTLTSAFLALKLYLGPDFKYEVVPFDQILDHVAHGDADLGLVIHEGQLTYASQGLHKIVDLGVWWGERTGGLPLPLGGNAVRRDLGDDTVRALTRVLKRSIAYGLEHRAEALAYALDFGRGLDSGMADRFVGMYVNELTLDYGPRGREAIRRFLAEGAERGFVPPLRELVFVDADAR; encoded by the coding sequence TTGAGTCGTTTCGCCCGCGTCGGACACAGCCCCGATCCCGACGACGCCTTCATGTTCTACGGCATCGCCAAAGAGCGGGTCGACCTGGAGGGGTTCACGATCGAGCAGGTCCTCGAGGACATCGAGAGCCTCAACCGTCGCGCGATGAAGGGGGAGCTCGAAGTCTCCGCCGTCAGCATCCACGCCTACGCGCACCTCGCCGACCGCTACGCGTTGATGCCCTGCGGCGCGTCCATGGGCGACGGGTACGGCCCGATGCTCGTCGCCCGCGAGGCGCTCGCGGCCGATCCCAGACTCCTCGCGACGAAGACGATCGCGATTCCTGGAACGTTGACCTCGGCCTTTCTCGCCCTGAAGCTCTACCTCGGCCCGGACTTCAAGTACGAAGTCGTCCCCTTCGACCAGATTCTCGACCACGTCGCCCACGGCGACGCCGACCTCGGCCTCGTGATCCACGAGGGGCAGCTCACCTACGCGAGCCAGGGGCTCCACAAGATCGTCGACCTGGGCGTGTGGTGGGGGGAGCGCACCGGCGGCCTGCCGCTCCCGCTCGGCGGGAACGCCGTCCGCAGGGATCTCGGGGACGACACGGTCCGGGCGCTCACGAGGGTTCTCAAGCGCTCGATCGCCTACGGACTCGAGCACCGCGCGGAGGCGCTCGCGTACGCGCTGGACTTCGGCCGCGGCCTCGATTCCGGCATGGCCGATCGCTTCGTCGGCATGTACGTCAACGAGCTCACCCTGGACTACGGCCCCCGCGGGCGCGAGGCGATCCGCCGCTTCCTCGCCGAGGGAGCCGAGCGTGGCTTCGTCCCGCCGCTACGGGAGCTCGTCTTCGTCGACGCCGATGCTCGCTGA